The sequence below is a genomic window from Macadamia integrifolia cultivar HAES 741 chromosome 1, SCU_Mint_v3, whole genome shotgun sequence.
AATTGGCCTATTCTGTGTAGGGGTATTCTGCAATCTTGAAAGGAATGAGAATGGCTCCTTTCGTGTAAAAATATCTGCAAATGCTACAAAGACTGTGGCAGAGTTGAGAAAGCCGCTGGAGCAGCTGATGAAAGGGACGACCATAAATAATGCTAGCCTAACTCCCAGCATACTGCAACTTCTCTTCACAAAAGATGGCATTCTACTCATCAAGTCAATTCAACGAGAGACGGGGACATATATCCTTTATGATAGGCAGAACATGAACATTAAAGTCTTTGGTTTGCTGGAGAAAGTTGCTATTGCTGAGAAGAGATTGGTTCAATCTCTTTTAAGTCTCCATGAAAACAAGCAACTAGAAATTAACCTGCGTGGTGCGGAGCTGCCACCCAACCTGATGAAAGCAGTGGTTGAGAAGTTTGGGCCAGACCTACAGGGGCTCAAGGAGAAGGTACCTAGTGCTGAGTTTATGCTTAGTACTCGCCGTCATGTGATATTTGTACGGGGTAACAAGGAGTCGAAGCAAGAAGTAGAGGAGAttatttatgaatttatgaAGTCTCTAAGTGGTAGTTCACAGACTGAGCAGCCAAAAGGTGAAGGTACCTGCCCCATTTGCTTGTGTGAGGTGGAGGATTGTTACCAGCTTCAGGGTTGTGCACACTTGTTTTGCCGGGCATGCTTGGTAGAGCAGTGTGAGTCTGCAATTAAAAGCCATGATGGGTTTCCTCTGCGCTGCACCCACGAGGGGTGTGAAACCCTCATTGTTGTTGCAGACTTTAGGAGTCTGTTGTCCAGTGAGAAGTTGGAGGATCTATTCAGGGCTTCTTTAGGGGCATATGTAATCGCTAGTGGTGGTACCTACAGGTTTTGCCCATCTCCTGATTGTCCTTCAGTTTATCGAGTGGCAGATCCTGGGACAACTGGTGTGCCATTTTCTTGTGGGGCCTGTCATGTGGAGACATGCACGGGGTGTCACTTAGAATACCATCCGTTTGTGTCATGTGAGAGGTACAAGGAGTTCAAGGTTGATCCAGATTTGTCACTTCAAGAGTGGTGCAAAGGGAAGGAACAAGTCAAGACCTGCCGTGCCTGCGGATATACAATAGAGAAGGTGGATGGATGCAATCACATCGAGTGCAAGTGTGGGAGGCACATTTGCTGGGTCTGTTTGGAGTTATTTAAGAGCAGTGACCAATGCTATGACCACCTGAGGTCTGTACACCAAGCTATAATATGAAACCTAAATTACCATGTTACTCAAATGTACACAACAATTGTAGATACCATTTTCAAGTTAATAAAGCATCTATATCTATGGGCTTGCCTTATGTATACACCAGTCACCAGTGCGCTGCCTTCTTTACATCAATTTTCTGTCATTTTGATTGCTTTGCATCACACTGTTATCATATTTTGTGGTAGAAATGGGCAGGTAACAGCTGAGATTATTGTGAGCAGTTCAGGGTTGTTGAACTGTGCAAAGGAAGTTGAGCATTAGAGCTAAGGAACAACTAGCGGCATTCGATCTGTTTATATGTTCGGTAAGAACATTGGAAGGTGCTTAAAGTCCTACTTACAGGTTTAACAGTCACTGCAACTCAGATCTGAATGTAACAAAAGTAAAACTAGTTGAAATGGAAATATACTTGAGACCATGGGAAACGTCAGAACATATATGGTTGTTacattgtttttctattttgtagTTTTTCCTGTCATCAACACTCTCTCACAATCATAATTCATAAGAactcttttcaaaaataaagaGGGAACAAATATTTTATGAATGGAAGAGGTAAGCAATAAAAGAACCCAAAAAAGGTTTTATCTGCGGCCAAATATCACGCCCAGACCAGCAAAGCCCAAGCACAGTGCCAAAGCCATGAACCATGATGTCCAGCCACCGGTATCGTCTTCTTTCTTGATCTGtattttcctcctcttctctgGTTGGTAGCGTCCATGATATAATTGTTGCTGTTCACACTTTTTCTTTTGTGATTGCAGCAAGAGGACTTCAAGTTCCAGCAGTCTCACCCATTGTCGATGAGCGAATAATCGCAGAGACTCCTCCAGGAGTGCATTGGAtaggctctctctctccttgatcACGAGCGTGGctttcttttctgcttccctGGCCCTTGTCTGGGATAGCTGCAATGCTTTCAACAGGTCTAGCTTCTCATCATATTGAAGGGAGCCTGGACCCATAGGGAAcacatcatcttcatcttttttACTGATTTTCCTGCAAATTTTGATCAAacatcttaaaaaataaattttacttatttatttatttattttttaaatgatcaAATCAAGCATCCTAACAACCTTCCTTTGATGTCCTGTGATTGAAAAAGAGATTATATTTACTTACGTGGTAGTGAGAGTAGGTCTTTCAGCGCCAGCGAAGACCTTAACAGGTGGAGGGAGATCACAATTCTGCATAAGGTCGAGGTATGTTCTTCCCTGAGAAAGCACAAGACCCATTACCATATCTTTATCCTTGTCTGCAACAGAGTACTTTTGTATCCAATCATGATCATGGTTACCTCTGGTGACAGAAGACTGTGAAAACAAATTCCCACTaatccttttctcttctccacCTTTGGAGTTCTGCTTCTCATTGAAATCCAACCTCCTGGGTGAGGGGCTTAATGGGTTCATCTGTATATCTTTGTTGGAACCCAATTCCAGGAGTGAAAAAAGAGATGAAAGGAAACAAGTGTattaaaagcaaaagaaaaatggtaagctttcctttttgttttgtcTAATCCTTGTCTTGATCAGATGATGCAACAGATGATCCAGTTGGTGCCGTAGAAGGCATAGACGAGAAGagttggtgagagagagagagagggattagGAGAAGAGGTATTTTGTCTCTTGCCGCAAGTAAAGGATTTGGACTTTGTGGAGGTTGTCCTTAAAAATACCCAAATCTTACTCTAATTATTAGAGAATCCGTTTCTCGCTTGCAGTATACTTCGTAGTTTATAGAGATTATATCTGCTTTTAATATTTTAGATAGATTGgatagatttatttatttatttatcggTGAAGATTAGATAGATTTCCATGGAAGGAACTTGAAAAAGTTCCTTTTACACTTCTTGCTTTTCTGATATCATTCCAACTCGGAATGAGTTATGAAAGGGTTGACTCATTCATTTTAGGGAAGTGACATTACAAAGGTGAAGTTGTGAACCAGAATCTTAAGGGTATCAATTGGTATCGACACCAAATATTGATACTGAAACTGACCGTTTAAAATCATATCGAATTGAACGATATTTGATACGGTTTCAGTATAAAAACACAGGTAGAAAAGAGTGGAAAGAGTGAGCAACTCGTTCTAGCAGTAACCAAAACTCGGACGATTTTTCTTGGTTGAAAAACTTGGAATGAACATGCATGTGAGGTGACGTGGTACACCGTAGACCAGTGAAAAcacaatatttttattaatattctgcaggatttttttttctttatgttaTTATATGTTAACGTGTCACACGTGTCATCGAGTTTTCAAGTACTTGGATTCGCATCCAGCTATACATCTACACCGTACAAAGATTCGCATCCAATTGACAGTGAAATCATATGGGTAGAGGTGCGACGGAGGCCGGGATCAGGCCTGTACTGTGGTACCCACACAATTAAGGGTATCCATACCAAACTGAAATAGTTTAGTGAAACCCAATCGGCCGTTTAAACTACAACCTTAAcagtttaataaatggtttagtTCTGATTTTGAAAATGAAACTATTTATGAAACAGGTCAATTTGATTTTGGACCATTAAAGCGACAGTTTCAAACCATGTAAAAAGCCATTAAACCATTATAGTGTTaatcgaaccaaaccatttGTAGACTGTTTATGTATCTATTATCTCTTCTTTCTGTCTTCGTCTCGTCTCTTGGAGTTCTTGTCACAATCCGAGAATGAACTGTTAACAAATCGATTGAGGATCGTTTATGAACTTATTATCTTAaacaggtaaaaaaaaaaccaacactGAAACATTTTAAACTGTGAATTGAAATCgttttaataaatgattttggaTTTGACATACGGATTTGATTTCTGTTTACTATAATTTGAATTGAAtcgaaaaaaaaactatttaaaCCAAAACTGGACTGTTTGACACCCTTATTGGGGATActttggttgtgtttggtaacTTTTCTATTTCAATAACAACATTTTgtatcaaaaatagaaatttcagtttctgtgtcaaaatgtattttttttttcctctgaacGACTGGAACAATGGAACTACCTTTTATTGTTCTGTaaattctagttttttttttttcaaaaaaaaaaaaaaaaccaaaacacatcataaatgcaccaaacgcttaattccttttctttttttttttcgttcccatggaatgaaaaaaaactccagaaatgtttttttagaacgttaccaaatgcaACATTTGTATGTGGTGATATGGATTTAGGTTTCTGTTTCAACACTCTTTTGACTCGTTGAAAATGTGTTGTTGCATTTTTGCTGCTTCTTTAAATTTCAGACCAGTCACCACCTTAACCATTTGGACCTTTCTTAGAATCTTATGCATTAGATGCCTGGTGTCTTTTCTTATTCCTTGAAAGATcaaatgtatttaaaaaaaaataataaaaaaatacaaagacaGATTGCAAACCAGCCTGAAACTCGAACAACAAAGACTAGATCAACTTCTCCACCTTTGACCTTGTCATCAAGTAGAAAAGCCAATCAATCTGCACaactaaaattatttaatacaaTATCTCAGGCCCTATAATGAGCTTCAGATGTCTCGTGTGATATTATAAACCGCAATGTTATTTAGTTATAAGTCAAAATGTTATTAAAGGGAAATAAATTGGGGCTTGTGAGGGATAGTTCTATCATCTAtagtttattatcattattatttctATAATTTTTGTTAAGAATATTTTCCGAGTAATCATATATAATTAGGACAGAATTGCAATCATCTGACATGTATCgaataagataaaaaatgagtaagaaaaaaaattataataagaaCATAAAAACATTAATTGGAATTTCAATATAGAGGATGTGTTGGGCTAATATGTGGAGTTGAAAATTTACATATTTAAATCTTTTAATACATAtgaatttttagcaaaaaaatgaaGCGGTAAAAATGTTCGGCTACAAATTATATTTGTAATCAATCATGTTAGAGTGAAAAAACATTTTGCTAACGCCTTTGACTGTACGACTGCACTTCaacttgaaaaaattaaaaattaaaaaaatttaaaaataaaaaaataaaaaaaataaaatgacttttAATAATGCCTTTAGTTGTAAGATTGGAATTatattagaaataaaaaaacatttttgctAACACCTTCAACTGTAAGATTGGAAttcaatttaaaagaaaaaaaaaagaaaatctctcattttccttttgaaTTAAGTAACACAGACACACGTCGAGTTCTCATTAAATTGCACAAAGCTTCCATTAGCATCTAATTAGTAACCATACCAAGTAATTTAACACATTTTCCTTTAACTAAGATTTGACTTATTTCATATAAATACTGTATTAAAAATTGTACTAAATAAATTTCAGTTTTCGGAAAACCTTTTTTTGACTTATTTCATATAAATACTGTATTAAAAATTGTACTAAATAAATTTCAGTTTTCGGAAAACCTTTTTTTGACTTATTTCATATAAATACTATATTAAAAATTGTACTAAATAAATTTCAGTTTTCGGAAAACctttttttacccttatatgaaataacttttgagaataacaaggaaaattaaaagaaggatACAACTTCTTAGTTCATCAATTTGGTGAGAAGTGAGAACAAGTTGAACCCtattctaagaagaaaaatcttATTGTAACTACACAAAGTCAGTTTTTGCCCTTTTAAGATATAACACCTTGTTTTAACCATAGataaatcctatcatttcacataaataATACATCAAATATTGTACTAAAtaattgtaatttaaaaaatcctTTTTATCCCTGCATTAAATAACCCCCTATAGAATAAGAcaagggaaattaaaagaaagttacaacttcttttttttgtaaataagtTACAACTTCTTAATTAATCACTTTGATGACAACAAGTTGCACGCATCCAAAAATATTAATACATGAATTTAGTTAATTACTTAGTATAGTTGCTAATTAGATGCAAATGGAAGCTTTGTGCAATTCAATGAGAACTCAAGGTGCGTCTGTGGTACTTGAttcaaaaggaaaatgagagattttttttttttttaaattgtcatTACTAAGTAGCAGAGGTTGcagaatcaaaattttccttttctggtagggatgtaaatggataatcAAAAATCTGAATTCAATTAAAATCTATTTTCATTTAAGGATATACATAATCAGCCAAAGGGTATCCAATCCGAATTCAGATAATCTGGAACATAATCTATCCGATTTGAATAgttcaacaacaaaaaaaaaaaaaaaaaaaaaaaaaaagggaaaggaatagcCATGGCAGTAGTTTTTCTGAAGCTAGCAATTTAACCAATGGCATGCCTGGGATGCAAGGCGCATGGGGATCATTTCCAAAGGGGAAGGAGCAACAGTGACACAACTAAGCACCAAAGTGGCTTGCCAAACCagtttttccttaaaaaaaatatagttaaTGATTGATGGTTCTTGAAGATTTGACACGTTctaaagaatgaggaaaaggGCTAAACCAATTGAGAAGGATGAATTGAGAGCGAATCATAATCCacctgggggggggggggggNNNNNNNNNNNNNNNNNNNNNNNNNNNNNNNNNNNNNNNNNNNNNNNNNNNNNNNNNNNNNNNNNNNNNNNNNNNNNNNNNNNNNNNNNNNNNNNNNNNNNNNNNNNNNNNNNNNNNNNNNNNNNNNNNNNNNNNNNNNNNNNNNNNNNNNNNNNNNNNNNNNNNNNNNNNNNNNNNNNNNNNNNNNNNNNNNNNNNNNNNNNNTTTTTTTGATAAGTAGGggaggtaagggtgtcaatttcaaaacGAAACCGAATACCAAAACTAAAACCGAGCCCAATTAACCAGACCGAACCGAATCGAATAAATTCGATTCATATTCAGTCTGGGTATGTGAGTATTGCTATTCGGTtcaatttggtttcggtttaggaTGTTAAAACCATTGGTTaagaaccgaaaccaaactgaattgcCTTTAAAAGtttaaatcaaaaaataaaaaaaaacaaaaaaaaaaccttactaTTGCTAAGACTTAGGAGGGATTTTCCTTATTCCCTTTTGAGTTTTTGACTCTTAGAGGAGGCTGGGCACGTTGGACatgttattatatatatatatatatatatatatattttttttttttattctagctTAGATCTTATTTGAGAATGGCATTTACAATTTTATTCTTTAGGTCGTAAATGGATACATGTTTTGACTATGCTATGGtcagattttgatggtttttaTTATCTTTAATAGGTGATTTTGAATGATTATCTGAAGAGACTTTATGATTGATGAAATGTGTAAGACAAAAATTGGAAAACCGAGTCGATAACTTGAGCCATTATGGCCTTTAgtccatcacaatcatggttcaaaagtggaaccgtttttcataaccaaattaaaaccaagGTACATAACTAAATTAAAACCGAATATCAGAACCGAATTAGAATTGagattgaaccaaaccaaattgaatcgATTTGAGTGTTTAAATATGGAACTGAGTCTATTCTTGGTCTGATTATGATCCACCATATCGTCAtttgaaaccgaaccaaaaccaaatcgattgacacccttaggggagggaagtaggtaacagccgtTGTTGTTACCCACTATCCTATTTGGCGATAGATGCTTGGTGTCTTATTTTAAGGGACAATGTTATTAAAAAGAAGTTAACGTGGGCCTTGTGGGTGGATTAACTTTATGATTTTCTGTCAAGGAATATTCTTACGTACttattgtataatttttttaattaaatatgtaTGGTCGTTTATTGTGCATGGTATATATTCAGACCCAAAACTACTGGATTGGGACAATGGTCTCCATTGAAATACGAAAGAAGACTGCTCCTTCTTGTATGAAAGAATGCAATTTCAATATACGAATAGATTAGTCCAAGGAGGTAGTacaattggtgagcaacgaacttagtatgagccataaactcggatatcctaagttcaactcccattaggcacaccttgggccgaAGACCTGGATTCCCGTCGTTaaccgaaaaagaaaaaaaaaatacgaatAGACAATTTGTAAGTTCAGTTACTTTGCAAAGGCAAGAGTTTTGCTTTCACCATCTATGGGGAGTGGGGGAAAGAAGAATCCCAGCCCCGTTGGTGATGTTATCATAGTATTAGATTCTTGTACCATCAATAAATTCTCACCCCTTATGCATCATTGATCGTTGCCTATGGCTATGGGTAAAAGATTCTTCCTTCaccatggatgaaggaaaattcGATCCATTTATATATCTAAGCTCCCCAGCCTtgcaaaccaaaataaaaatcagtagGTTTATCTAGATTCTACAAGCTTCAAGTTGAAAAAATTGAACATCAGTTAAAAATAAgccaaggggaaaaaaatgaaccCTACATTACGGGAGTATGAAATTTTTGTTGTCGACTATCATTGTGGTTGTGCACTTACAAATTGTTGGAATTATTAatggttttaaaataaaaaattcaagatataatttttattttataaaaggtGTGTTAGAGGGTTTTCTTTTCCTAATCAACAACTACATGACCAATACTTATATCTATTGGAAGATATATTTGAATGTTCAATAAATATGCtatgtgggaaaaaaaaaacttgattttttaatatatattttgaagacaacccttgatgatattttttcctctccaatatataaaagggggggggggggggggggttNNNNNNNNNNNNNNNNNNNNGGAGTGTGGGGTTTTTAAATCCATTTCTGGAACAATTTTGAGAAACAATCCTAATTTCCTTTGTTccgatatttttttttattatcaacgGTAAAAAATCACAAGCTCATACAATGATGATTCACTATATCATGATTTTCATGGTTTCACTTTCCTCTTGATTCAACAAGAAAGCCATGAGACTTAGAAAGTAGATATACGTACGTGGCTTTCTTATTCAATCGAGAGGAAAGTGAAATGAAGAAAATCATAGTGTAGTGAATCAAGGTGTGTGCTTACTTAATTTCCCATTataatcaaggttttaaaactctgGAGCTGTCTTGGGATCGATCTCAATTGATATCGATTCGAATTAATATAGGCTAGGATTGAACTGGATTAGatagatttttcttcttcttcttcttattttattttttatttttt
It includes:
- the LOC122083664 gene encoding uncharacterized protein LOC122083664 produces the protein MNPLSPSPRRLDFNEKQNSKGGEEKRISGNLFSQSSVTRGNHDHDWIQKYSVADKDKDMVMGLVLSQGRTYLDLMQNCDLPPPVKVFAGAERPTLTTTKISKKDEDDVFPMGPGSLQYDEKLDLLKALQLSQTRAREAEKKATLVIKERESLSNALLEESLRLFAHRQWVRLLELEVLLLQSQKKKCEQQQLYHGRYQPEKRRKIQIKKEDDTGGWTSWFMALALCLGFAGLGVIFGRR